A single Oryza brachyantha chromosome 8, ObraRS2, whole genome shotgun sequence DNA region contains:
- the LOC102705275 gene encoding photosynthetic NDH subunit of subcomplex B 1, chloroplastic yields MQTPTMSTSMATPATATRRQWQCDGYQQQPQQVVVQLGRRSGVAGGAARASGSGGKRKKKNPWLDPFDDGPDDEFDYRGVFSGGKQEEDPRPAEDPANPYGFLQFPAGYNPELDSLASKVRGDVRRACCVVSGGVYENVLFFPVVQLLRDRYPGVLVDVVASPRGKQVYEMCKNVRYADVYDPDDEWPEPAEYTHQLGVFKNRYYDLILSTKLAGIGHALFLFMSSARDKVSYVYPNVNSAGAGLFLTEMFTPPTTNLSDGGYNMYKDMLEWIGRPAKGVPEQSIPPLRVSISKKLRAFVEDKYSRAGVEKGKFVVIHGIASDSVANMKSRGDDDCLLPLEHWAEIAKEISSEGSGLKPLFVIPHEKHREEVEEIVGKETSIMFITTPGQLTCLINDSVGVVATNTAAVQLANARDKPCVALFSSKEKARLFLPYAEEKKGCAVIVSETGKLIDIDVDAVKKAVKEFEATPGFALAQT; encoded by the exons ATGCAGACGCCAACCATGTCGACGTCcatggcgacgccggcgacggcaacgagGAGGCAATGGCAATGCGACGGGtaccagcagcagccgcagcaggtggtggtgcagctggggcggcggagcggggtggcaggcggcgcggcgcgggcgtcggGCTCGGGcgggaagaggaagaagaagaacccgTGGCTGGACCCGTTCGACGACGGGCCCGACGACGAGTTCGACTACCGCGGGGTGTTCTCCGGCGGGAAGCAGGAGGAGGACCCGCGGCCGGCGGAGGACCCGGCGAACCCGTACGGGTTCCTGCAGTTCCCGGCGGGGTACAACCCGGAGCTGGACAGCCTCGCGTCGAAGGTGCGCGGCGACGTGCGGCGGGCGTGCTGCGTGGTGTCCGGCGGGGTGTACGAGAACGTGCTCTTCTTCCCGGTGGTGCAGCTGCTGCGGGACAGGTACCCCGGCGTGCTGGTGGACGTGGTGGCGTCGCCGCGCGGGAAGCAGGTCTACGAGATGTGCAAGAACGTCCGCTACGCCGACGTCTACGACCCCGACGACGAGTGGCCCGAGCCCGCCGAGTACACCCACCAGCTCGGCGTCTTCAAG AATAGGTACTATGATCTGATCCTGTCCACCAAGTTGGCCGGGATAGGGCATGCGCTGTTCCTCTTCATGTCGTCGGCCCGTGACAAGGTCAGCTATGTTTACCCCAACGTCAACAGCGCCGGCGCAGGGCTGTTCCTCACCGAAATGTTTacgccgccgaccaccaacctGTCTGACGGTGGGTACAACAT GTACAAGGACATGCTGGAGTGGATTGGTCGGCCGGCGAAGGGCGTGCCGGAGCAGTCGATACCGCCGCTGCGGGTGTCCATCTCCAAGAAGCTCCGGGCGTTCGTGGAGGACAAGTAcagccgcgccggcgtcgagAAGGGCAAGTTCGTCGTCATCCACGGCATCGCCTCCGACTCCGTCGCCAACATGAAGTCCAGGGGGGACGACGACTGCCTCCTCCCACTCGAGCACTGGGCAGAGATCGCCAAGGAGATCAG CTCTGAAGGAAGTGGCCTGAAGCCTCTGTTCGTGATCCCTCATGAGAAGCACAGGGAAGAGGTCGAGGAGATTGTGGGGAAGGAGACTAGCATCATGTTCATCACCACTCCTGGTCAG CTCACCTGCCTCATCAACGACTCCGTTGGCGTCGTCGCGACCAACACCGCCGCCGTTCAGCTCGCCAACGCCCGGGACAAGCCATG CGTGGCGCTCTTCTCCTCCAAGGAGAAGGCGAGGCTGTTCCTGCCGTACGCGGAAGAGAAGAAGGGCTGCGCGGTCATCGTGTCGGAGACGGGGAAGCTGATCGACATCGACGTCGACGCCGTGAAGAAGGCGGTGAAGGAGTTTGAGGCCACCCCAGGCTTCGCATTGGCTCAAACATGA